Proteins encoded together in one Rhodospirillaceae bacterium window:
- a CDS encoding TIGR02281 family clan AA aspartic protease, whose protein sequence is MQNRSWQFWALILGGSAILVYFLNQRFPDVLADGDNRMRLIYLVCLIAVFGGGLFARLRYDMNRTLAQMAIWVAIFAGLILLYSFRGEFGMLGDRFSAELMPLDGRTEGERIMSYPVAENGHYKVRAQVDGVDLAFTIDTGATDVVLTPDAAERLGYDLTQLNFSQIAETANGIVRGAPIVIAEFRLGNILVHDLPATVNEVDMSDSLLGMEFLRRLRSWRVEGERMTLEQ, encoded by the coding sequence ATGCAAAATCGAAGCTGGCAGTTTTGGGCCCTGATTCTGGGTGGCAGCGCCATTCTCGTCTATTTCCTCAACCAGCGCTTCCCCGACGTGCTGGCCGATGGCGACAACCGCATGCGTCTCATCTATCTCGTCTGCCTGATCGCCGTCTTCGGCGGTGGCCTGTTCGCGCGCCTGCGCTACGACATGAATCGGACCCTGGCGCAGATGGCGATCTGGGTGGCGATCTTCGCCGGCCTCATCCTGCTCTATTCCTTCCGCGGCGAGTTCGGCATGCTCGGCGACCGTTTCAGCGCGGAACTGATGCCGCTCGATGGCCGAACAGAGGGCGAGCGCATCATGAGCTATCCGGTGGCGGAGAATGGCCACTACAAGGTGCGTGCCCAGGTCGATGGCGTCGACCTCGCCTTCACCATCGACACCGGCGCCACCGACGTGGTGCTGACACCCGATGCGGCGGAGCGCCTCGGCTATGACCTCACCCAGCTCAATTTCTCGCAGATCGCCGAGACTGCGAATGGCATTGTGCGTGGAGCGCCGATCGTCATCGCCGAATTCCGCCTCGGCAACATCCTGGTGCACGATCTGCCGGCCACGGTCAACGAGGTCGACATGTCGGATTCGTTGCTCGGGATGGAGTTCCTGCGCCGCCTCAGATCCTGGCGCGTCGAGGGCGAACGCATGACGCTGGAACAATAG
- the bluB gene encoding 5,6-dimethylbenzimidazole synthase — MTEHSFGTSFQAEFEELLAWRRDVRHFKTDPVPAEMVEHLLDLTGLAPSVGNAQPWRFVSVDEPVRRAAIIENFQQANQAALANYDGERAELYARLKLAGLREAPRHFAVFCDEDTPQGAGLGRLTMPETLRYSTVLAIHTLWLAARAQGLGLGWVSIIDPRQATATLDVPKEWHFVAYLCLGFPAGDHIEPELQRKGWQSREALCRQVLQR; from the coding sequence ATGACGGAACATTCATTCGGCACTTCGTTCCAGGCGGAATTCGAGGAACTGCTTGCCTGGCGGCGCGACGTGCGCCATTTCAAGACGGACCCGGTGCCGGCGGAGATGGTCGAGCATCTCCTGGATCTCACTGGCCTTGCCCCATCGGTCGGCAACGCCCAGCCCTGGCGCTTCGTCAGCGTGGACGAGCCGGTACGGCGGGCGGCCATCATCGAGAATTTCCAGCAGGCCAATCAGGCAGCCCTCGCCAATTACGACGGCGAGCGTGCCGAGCTTTATGCGCGGCTGAAGCTCGCGGGCCTGCGCGAGGCGCCAAGGCATTTCGCGGTCTTCTGCGATGAGGACACACCACAAGGTGCTGGGCTCGGCCGCCTCACCATGCCGGAGACATTGCGCTATTCGACGGTGCTGGCCATCCACACGCTGTGGCTCGCCGCACGGGCACAGGGGTTGGGGCTGGGCTGGGTCTCGATCATCGATCCGCGGCAGGCGACCGCAACCCTCGACGTGCCGAAGGAATGGCACTTCGTCGCCTATCTTTGCCTCGGTTTTCCAGCCGGCGATCACATCGAGCCGGAGTTGCAGCGCAAGGGCTGGCAATCGCGCGAGGCGCTCTGCCGCCAGGTGTTGCAGCGCTGA
- a CDS encoding DUF898 domain-containing protein yields the protein MRPDDSMRLTPSSPRQPADGATLSSAYPDPPRSGYGGNGSGFSAFGTAPTADGRRTALIYNGRLGEVYRIFLVNLLLTLVTLGIYRFWGKTRLRRYLWSHTSLSGDHFEYTGTGLELFLGFIVVMVFIVLAQIGMYALAIAAPQESPLLPIVQSSLGLIILYITFVGRYAAQRYRLTRTLWRGISGNMTGSAWAWGLKGLLFSFLAMLTIGLAWPWAQMRLIDDRINRSYFGDAKASGQTSSKPLYVAYLIGIVSAVILSVMAFSIIIGSLTLLAFNMSGDGSIKISPSSTTETSPEMIWLIFVGVIAFLLTFWAISIVAFSFYQAAMIREIGAKLRLAGMHFSVPMTAGALMGRTFGNIFIILVTLGLGLPIAIQRTMKFIVAHVEVIGDIDGTEIKRSPLRRPGVGEGLLEAFDPGIL from the coding sequence GTGAGACCAGACGATTCGATGCGGCTCACGCCCTCAAGCCCCCGGCAGCCCGCCGATGGCGCCACCCTGTCGAGCGCCTATCCTGACCCGCCGCGCAGCGGATACGGCGGTAACGGCAGCGGCTTTTCTGCCTTCGGCACGGCACCCACCGCCGATGGCCGCCGCACTGCCCTCATCTATAATGGGCGCCTCGGCGAAGTTTACCGCATCTTCCTCGTCAACCTGCTCCTCACCCTGGTCACCCTTGGCATCTACCGCTTCTGGGGCAAGACACGGTTGAGGCGTTATCTGTGGTCGCATACCAGTCTCTCGGGCGATCATTTCGAGTATACTGGTACCGGCCTGGAGCTCTTCCTGGGCTTCATCGTCGTCATGGTGTTTATCGTCCTGGCGCAGATCGGCATGTATGCATTGGCCATTGCCGCGCCGCAGGAATCGCCGCTGCTCCCGATCGTGCAATCCTCTCTCGGCCTCATCATTCTCTACATCACTTTTGTCGGCCGCTACGCCGCCCAGCGCTATCGCCTGACCCGCACATTGTGGCGCGGAATCAGCGGAAACATGACCGGATCGGCCTGGGCCTGGGGACTAAAAGGCCTGCTCTTCTCTTTCCTCGCCATGCTGACCATCGGGCTCGCCTGGCCCTGGGCGCAGATGCGTCTCATCGACGACCGCATCAACCGCTCCTATTTCGGCGATGCCAAGGCCAGCGGCCAGACAAGTTCCAAACCGCTTTATGTCGCCTACCTGATCGGCATTGTCTCTGCCGTCATTCTATCCGTCATGGCGTTCTCGATCATCATAGGCTCGCTCACCTTGCTTGCTTTCAACATGAGCGGCGATGGTTCGATCAAGATCAGCCCATCCTCTACGACAGAAACTTCGCCGGAGATGATCTGGCTCATCTTCGTCGGCGTCATTGCCTTTCTGTTGACTTTCTGGGCGATCTCCATCGTTGCCTTCAGTTTTTATCAGGCGGCCATGATCCGCGAAATCGGCGCCAAATTGCGGCTGGCCGGCATGCATTTCTCGGTACCGATGACCGCAGGTGCCCTCATGGGCCGTACCTTCGGCAACATCTTCATCATCCTCGTGACACTGGGCCTCGGATTGCCCATCGCTATCCAGCGCACCATGAAATTCATCGTCGCCCATGTCGAGGTGATCGGCGATATCGACGGCACCGAAATCAAGCGCAGCCCGCTCCGCCGGCCCGGCGTGGGCGAAGGCCTGCTGGAAGCATTTGATCCGGGTATCCTGTAG
- a CDS encoding VWA domain-containing protein, which yields MRKQLLLSHILISAILILAACGSEHTQSAEGTAIAPAAATSSTAQPAPAQESELAADLATGTEAVPTQKQSEPTIHIFQGSPSSDASGFATAQSIHPPQTTETYTHTDDNPVKRVAEAPVSTFAIDVDTGSYANLRRFLMNGRKPPSDAVRVEEMLNYFSYDYKGPRDESIPFRADADVMTTPWNPDTKLLRIAIKGYEPPRDHRLPANLVFLIDVSGSMQDADKLPLLKTGMKMLVDQLGPNDRVSIVTYAGAAGLALAPTAGSDKETIRAAIDGLEAGGSTAGGEGIQLAYAKAREARISDGINRIVLATDGDFNVGITDLDALKSLVEENRKSGIALSTIGFGEGNYNDALMEQIADIGNGNYGYVDSLKEAKRLLVDGLQGTLQTIAKDVKVQIEFNPALIAEYRLIGYENRALNREDFNNDKKDAGEIGAGHSVTALYEIALVGSKGMSVDPLRYQGEGVVPTKGTGTKVDEFALLRLRYKAPEGDVSKLIETPLSSSWLTRADDPATDDKFAAAVAAFGQYLKGGARLGTFDLSQIATLARDGRGEDASGARAEFIELVELTKAMGG from the coding sequence ATGCGCAAGCAACTTCTGCTAAGCCACATTCTGATTTCGGCGATACTCATCCTGGCTGCCTGCGGCAGCGAGCATACGCAATCTGCAGAAGGCACCGCCATTGCGCCGGCCGCTGCAACCAGCAGCACGGCCCAACCAGCGCCAGCGCAAGAATCGGAGCTGGCGGCCGACTTGGCCACAGGAACCGAGGCAGTACCGACGCAAAAGCAAAGCGAGCCCACTATCCATATATTTCAGGGCAGCCCATCGTCCGACGCGAGTGGATTCGCAACTGCGCAATCAATTCATCCACCGCAGACCACCGAGACCTACACCCACACCGACGACAATCCAGTGAAGCGCGTCGCAGAAGCGCCGGTCTCTACCTTCGCCATCGATGTCGATACCGGCTCCTACGCCAATCTGCGCCGCTTCCTGATGAACGGGCGGAAGCCGCCCTCTGACGCCGTGCGGGTCGAGGAGATGCTCAATTACTTCAGCTATGACTACAAAGGACCGCGCGACGAGAGCATCCCGTTCCGCGCCGATGCCGATGTGATGACCACGCCCTGGAACCCGGATACCAAGCTGCTGCGCATCGCCATCAAGGGCTATGAGCCACCGCGCGATCATCGGCTCCCTGCCAACCTCGTGTTCCTCATCGACGTCTCCGGCTCGATGCAGGATGCCGACAAGCTGCCGCTCCTGAAGACCGGCATGAAGATGCTGGTCGATCAGCTCGGCCCCAACGACAGGGTGAGCATTGTCACCTATGCCGGAGCCGCGGGTCTGGCGCTGGCGCCCACCGCCGGCAGCGACAAGGAGACTATCCGGGCCGCCATCGACGGGCTTGAGGCGGGCGGCAGCACCGCTGGGGGAGAGGGCATCCAGCTCGCCTATGCCAAGGCGCGGGAAGCCCGGATTTCAGACGGCATCAACCGCATCGTGCTCGCGACCGACGGCGACTTTAATGTCGGCATCACGGATCTCGACGCGCTGAAGAGCTTGGTCGAGGAGAACCGAAAATCCGGTATCGCGCTCAGCACGATCGGCTTCGGCGAAGGCAATTACAACGATGCCCTCATGGAACAGATCGCCGATATCGGCAACGGTAATTACGGCTATGTCGATTCATTGAAGGAAGCCAAGCGCCTGTTGGTCGACGGCCTGCAGGGGACTCTGCAAACCATCGCCAAGGACGTGAAGGTCCAAATCGAGTTCAACCCGGCTCTCATCGCCGAATACCGCCTCATCGGCTATGAGAACCGCGCCCTCAACCGCGAGGATTTCAACAACGACAAAAAGGATGCCGGCGAGATCGGCGCCGGCCATAGCGTGACAGCGCTCTACGAGATCGCCCTCGTGGGTTCGAAGGGAATGAGCGTCGATCCGCTGCGCTATCAGGGTGAAGGCGTCGTCCCGACCAAGGGGACCGGCACCAAGGTCGACGAATTCGCCTTGTTGCGCCTCCGATACAAGGCACCGGAGGGCGATGTCTCCAAGCTCATCGAAACGCCCCTGTCCAGCTCCTGGCTCACCCGCGCCGATGATCCCGCAACTGACGACAAATTCGCCGCCGCCGTTGCCGCCTTCGGCCAATATCTGAAAGGCGGCGCGCGGCTGGGCACCTTCGACCTCTCCCAGATCGCCACCCTCGCCCGCGACGGCCGCGGCGAAGATGCCAGCGGCGCCCGCGCCGAATTCATCGAACTCGTCGAACTCACCAAAGCAATGGGCGGCTGA
- a CDS encoding GFA family protein yields the protein MASTSLLTGHCLCGALRYRFDPTNAVVDYCHCDTCRRWSGAPVTAWAQVPPAQFELLAGTAKIFQSSPLYQRHFCGDCGSPIYMSGGDTIGIMLGTVDDASGLIPTGHGWTSAQLPWLKIDDHLPHWPKDAPHDAD from the coding sequence ATGGCGTCTACGAGCTTACTCACCGGCCATTGTCTGTGCGGCGCCTTGCGTTATCGCTTCGATCCGACCAATGCCGTGGTCGACTATTGCCATTGCGATACCTGCCGGCGTTGGAGCGGGGCGCCGGTGACCGCCTGGGCGCAGGTGCCGCCCGCGCAGTTCGAGCTTCTGGCCGGGACTGCGAAGATCTTTCAATCCTCGCCCCTTTACCAGCGGCATTTCTGCGGCGATTGTGGGTCGCCGATCTATATGAGCGGCGGCGACACGATCGGCATCATGCTGGGCACGGTCGATGATGCCTCGGGCCTGATCCCGACCGGTCATGGCTGGACCTCGGCGCAGCTGCCCTGGCTGAAGATCGACGATCACCTGCCGCATTGGCCCAAGGATGCGCCGCATGACGCGGACTAG
- the metZ gene encoding O-succinylhomoserine sulfhydrylase: MTVKRDIKASWNAATKLVHAGQTRSQFKETSETIYMTSGYVYETAEEAEAAFDNSQPRFVYSRFGNPTVAMFEQRMATIEGAEAARATSSGMAAVFASLASLVKAGDRIVASDALFGSCQFILGEILPKWGAETVFVDGRDLEQWKAALAKPAKAVFLESPSNPGLRLVDLKAVADLAHKAGATVVVDNVFATPLLQQPLKLGADVVVYSATKHIDGQGRCLGGIILGTEKYINETLQPFIRHTGPSLSPMNAWILLKGLETLDLRVAKQCDSSLKIAQALKGHNKLAQVSYPTLEGFPQYELAMKQMSGGGTMLSFSLAGGKSAAFKFLNALELVLISNNLGDSKSLATHPATTTHQRLTVEQRAKQGIDEGLIRLSVGLEHADDLIDDVLSALKAV, encoded by the coding sequence ATGACGGTTAAGCGGGATATCAAGGCAAGCTGGAACGCAGCCACGAAACTGGTGCATGCGGGGCAGACACGCAGCCAGTTCAAGGAGACGTCGGAGACGATCTACATGACCTCCGGCTATGTCTATGAGACGGCGGAGGAAGCCGAGGCGGCGTTCGACAACAGCCAGCCGCGCTTTGTCTATTCGCGTTTCGGCAATCCCACGGTCGCGATGTTCGAGCAACGCATGGCGACCATCGAAGGCGCCGAGGCCGCGCGCGCCACCTCGTCCGGCATGGCGGCGGTGTTCGCCTCGCTGGCTTCGTTGGTGAAGGCAGGCGACCGCATCGTTGCGTCGGACGCCCTGTTCGGCTCGTGCCAGTTCATCCTGGGAGAGATCCTGCCGAAATGGGGCGCCGAGACGGTGTTCGTCGATGGCCGCGATCTTGAACAGTGGAAGGCGGCGTTGGCCAAGCCGGCCAAGGCCGTGTTCCTGGAAAGCCCCAGCAATCCGGGCCTGCGCCTGGTCGATCTCAAGGCGGTGGCGGACCTTGCCCACAAGGCCGGCGCCACGGTGGTGGTCGACAATGTGTTTGCGACACCCTTGCTGCAGCAACCGCTGAAACTGGGCGCCGATGTGGTGGTCTATTCGGCGACCAAGCATATCGATGGGCAGGGGCGGTGTTTGGGCGGCATCATCCTCGGCACCGAGAAATACATCAACGAGACACTGCAGCCCTTCATCCGCCATACGGGTCCGAGCCTCAGCCCGATGAATGCGTGGATCCTGCTCAAGGGGCTGGAGACGCTGGATCTGCGCGTCGCCAAGCAATGCGACAGCTCGCTGAAGATCGCCCAGGCATTGAAAGGCCATAACAAGCTGGCGCAGGTGAGCTATCCGACGCTGGAAGGCTTCCCTCAATATGAGCTGGCGATGAAGCAGATGAGCGGCGGCGGCACGATGCTGTCCTTCAGCCTTGCCGGGGGAAAGTCCGCGGCGTTCAAGTTCTTGAATGCGCTGGAACTGGTGCTGATCTCCAACAATCTCGGTGATTCAAAGTCGCTCGCCACTCATCCGGCGACGACGACGCATCAGCGCCTCACCGTCGAGCAACGGGCGAAGCAGGGCATCGATGAAGGCCTCATCCGCCTGTCGGTGGGGCTTGAGCATGCGGATGATCTCATTGATGATGTGCTGAGCGCGTTGAAGGCGGTTTGA